One part of the Terrimicrobium sacchariphilum genome encodes these proteins:
- a CDS encoding HD domain-containing protein, giving the protein MPPAFDLAAEAQAFAHAAHDAVGHVRKYSGEPYWVHTDEVAAIVSRVTDDPEVIAAAHLHDVLEDVAPKDARWNEQAIAERFGERVRGLVVELTDVFIKENHPGLNRRERRSREIDRLAGVSAEAQTVKCADIASNSRDIAHNDPDFGRVYLHEVETLLAKMTKADPELRKKAERAIAEAWRVIRG; this is encoded by the coding sequence ATGCCTCCCGCATTCGATCTCGCCGCCGAGGCGCAGGCCTTTGCTCATGCTGCGCACGATGCGGTCGGGCACGTGCGAAAATACTCCGGCGAGCCTTATTGGGTGCATACCGATGAAGTCGCCGCCATCGTGTCAAGGGTGACGGACGACCCGGAGGTAATCGCTGCCGCGCATCTCCATGATGTGCTGGAGGATGTGGCTCCCAAGGATGCCCGCTGGAACGAACAGGCCATTGCCGAGCGCTTCGGTGAACGGGTGCGTGGGCTGGTCGTAGAACTGACCGATGTCTTCATCAAGGAGAACCACCCGGGCCTGAACCGCCGCGAGCGCCGCAGCCGGGAGATCGACCGGCTTGCGGGGGTGAGCGCCGAGGCCCAGACGGTGAAGTGCGCTGACATCGCCAGCAACAGCCGCGACATCGCGCATAACGACCCCGATTTCGGCCGGGTCTATCTTCACGAGGTCGAGACCCTGCTGGCGAAAATGACCAAGGCCGACCCCGAACTGCGAAAGAAAGCCGAACGAGCCATTGCCGAAGCCTGGCGGGTGATTCGCGGCTAG
- a CDS encoding NAD(P)/FAD-dependent oxidoreductase: MKERIAIVGTGVAGLGCAWQLRHDAEITLFEQDSRPGGHTNTVTVCEGGRFVPIDTGFIVFNKVTYPNLCQLFDELGVTIKPSEMSFSVQHLPTGLEYNGMGLNKLFAQRRNITNLRFHALILQIFRFFHIGNKLLAIGGAEALTLGEFVRRHGLGQDFLDLYLVPMSSAVWSTHPNDVLDFPAATLLNFFNNHGFLGVSTHHQWYTVDGGARTYVEKILSAVPATRLTAKVTGVRESADSAEVMLATGERHVFDRVILASHADQTLSVLENPDADQRRLLSAFRYQLNPALLHTDASVMPRKRLAWASWNYTVDAPGSDRKARVHYWMNALQGVSQEQDYFVSLHADDQVDSSKVLYETTYEHPVFTLEAMRAQAELPKLNTRSSGQRIYFCGSYFRYGFHEDAYKSAVDLAKVLRPNLAS; encoded by the coding sequence ATGAAAGAGCGCATCGCCATCGTCGGAACCGGCGTGGCCGGCCTGGGCTGCGCCTGGCAGTTGCGCCATGATGCGGAGATCACCCTCTTCGAGCAGGATTCCCGGCCCGGGGGCCATACCAATACCGTGACGGTCTGCGAGGGCGGGCGATTCGTGCCGATCGACACCGGGTTCATCGTTTTCAACAAGGTCACGTACCCGAATCTCTGTCAGCTCTTCGATGAACTGGGAGTGACGATCAAACCGTCGGAGATGTCCTTCAGTGTCCAGCACCTGCCGACCGGGCTGGAGTACAACGGCATGGGCCTGAACAAGCTCTTCGCCCAGCGTCGGAACATCACCAATCTGCGCTTTCACGCGCTCATCCTTCAAATTTTCCGATTCTTCCACATCGGGAACAAGCTGCTCGCGATCGGAGGTGCGGAGGCGCTTACTCTCGGCGAATTCGTTCGCCGACATGGGCTTGGGCAGGACTTCCTCGACCTCTACCTCGTGCCGATGAGCTCGGCGGTCTGGTCGACGCATCCGAACGACGTGCTCGATTTTCCCGCCGCCACGCTGCTGAATTTCTTCAACAATCACGGCTTCCTCGGCGTCTCGACCCATCACCAGTGGTACACCGTCGATGGCGGGGCGCGGACCTATGTGGAAAAAATCCTCTCCGCCGTGCCCGCTACCCGGCTAACCGCAAAGGTGACCGGTGTCCGGGAATCCGCAGACTCCGCCGAGGTCATGCTGGCCACCGGGGAGCGCCATGTATTTGACCGGGTCATCCTGGCCAGCCACGCGGACCAAACGCTGTCCGTGCTGGAGAATCCGGATGCTGACCAGCGGCGGCTTCTGAGCGCATTCCGATATCAGCTGAACCCGGCCCTTCTGCATACCGACGCCTCGGTGATGCCGCGCAAACGCCTCGCCTGGGCCTCGTGGAACTACACCGTCGATGCCCCCGGCAGCGATCGAAAGGCCCGGGTTCACTACTGGATGAATGCCCTCCAGGGCGTTTCCCAGGAGCAGGATTACTTTGTCTCGCTCCATGCCGATGACCAGGTGGACAGCTCCAAGGTGCTGTACGAAACCACGTACGAGCATCCCGTCTTCACGCTGGAGGCCATGCGCGCTCAGGCCGAGCTCCCCAAGCTCAACACCCGCTCGTCCGGACAACGCATCTATTTCTGCGGGAGCTATTTCCGATACGGATTCCACGAGGATGCCTACAAATCCGCCGTCGATCTCGCTAAGGTACTGCGTCCCAACCTGGCCTCATGA
- a CDS encoding acyl-CoA desaturase has protein sequence MRFVTTLGRRLVEAVDSDYFPAGSEIVRSQPERMEFARLIPFIILHLGCLGVIWTGWSWTAVIVAAALYVVRMFAITAFYHRYFCHRAYKTSRAAQFLFALIGLTAVQRGPLWWAAVHRHHHAHSDEEVDAHSPVQKGFLWSHVGWLTSSRNFPTDYRIVRDLVRYPELHFLNRFDLIGPVLLLVLLYALGAGLEAFAPGLGTSGWQMVVWGFFISTTVLFHATCAVNSFAHTLGSKRFPTEDESRNSFLLAIITLGEGWHNNHHHYQSSARQGFYWWEIDISYYLLKLLAALGIVWDLREVPEQVYTQADAKARS, from the coding sequence ATGAGATTTGTAACAACCTTAGGCCGCCGCCTCGTCGAGGCGGTGGACTCCGACTACTTCCCCGCCGGATCAGAAATCGTGCGCTCGCAGCCCGAGCGCATGGAGTTCGCTCGGCTGATTCCCTTTATCATTCTTCACCTTGGCTGCCTGGGGGTTATCTGGACCGGCTGGAGCTGGACGGCCGTCATCGTCGCTGCTGCGCTGTACGTCGTCCGGATGTTTGCCATCACGGCGTTTTATCACCGGTATTTCTGCCACCGCGCCTACAAGACCTCCCGCGCCGCGCAATTCCTTTTCGCCCTCATCGGCCTCACCGCTGTCCAGCGCGGCCCCCTCTGGTGGGCGGCGGTTCACCGCCACCACCACGCCCACTCGGATGAAGAGGTGGACGCCCATTCCCCCGTGCAGAAGGGCTTTCTCTGGTCCCACGTGGGCTGGCTGACCAGCAGCCGAAATTTCCCCACGGACTACCGGATCGTGCGCGATCTGGTGCGTTACCCGGAGTTGCACTTCCTCAATCGCTTCGACCTCATCGGTCCAGTACTCCTGCTCGTCCTCCTCTATGCACTCGGCGCAGGATTGGAAGCCTTCGCTCCGGGTCTCGGCACCAGCGGCTGGCAGATGGTCGTATGGGGATTTTTCATCAGCACGACTGTGCTTTTCCACGCCACCTGCGCGGTGAATTCTTTCGCCCATACGCTCGGCTCGAAGCGCTTCCCCACCGAGGACGAAAGCCGCAACAGTTTCCTGCTCGCGATCATCACCCTGGGCGAGGGCTGGCATAACAACCACCACCACTACCAGTCCTCCGCCCGGCAGGGGTTCTACTGGTGGGAGATCGACATCAGCTACTACCTGCTGAAGCTCCTCGCCGCCCTCGGCATCGTCTGGGATCTCCGCGAGGTGCCGGAGCAGGTTTACACGCAGGCAGACGCCAAGGCCCGCTCATGA
- a CDS encoding DUF1365 domain-containing protein produces the protein MNSALYECTVMHRRLSPVRHEFVYRVFLFAIDVDELPTIAAQVPLFGYNESAPYAFFDCDHFQMVPGGTARENAEAYLASQGIAEKPARILLLTNTRTFGYVFNPISIWYCYRSDGSPLAAIAEVGNTFGEIKPYLVPVSGKMFASRAIKHFYVSPFSTLDQHFDFRFDKPRETLRIGIDNYAGEERKLISTLSGERVALTTSSLAWFTLKYPAMTLQVITSIHWHAFRLWMKKTPFAMKEASPELQRDLYRPHGRS, from the coding sequence ATGAACTCCGCGCTCTACGAGTGCACCGTGATGCACCGGCGCCTCAGCCCGGTGCGGCATGAGTTTGTCTATCGGGTGTTCCTTTTTGCGATCGACGTGGACGAGTTGCCGACTATCGCCGCTCAAGTCCCGCTCTTCGGCTACAACGAATCCGCGCCCTACGCATTCTTTGACTGCGATCATTTCCAGATGGTTCCAGGCGGCACCGCCCGGGAGAACGCCGAGGCGTATCTTGCCAGCCAGGGCATCGCGGAAAAGCCCGCCCGCATCCTGCTCCTGACCAACACACGAACCTTCGGCTACGTCTTCAACCCCATCTCGATCTGGTACTGCTACCGCTCCGATGGTTCGCCGCTGGCAGCCATCGCCGAGGTAGGGAACACCTTTGGCGAGATCAAGCCCTACCTCGTCCCGGTGTCAGGCAAAATGTTTGCCTCCCGCGCGATAAAGCATTTCTACGTCTCGCCATTCTCAACCCTCGACCAGCATTTCGATTTCCGCTTCGATAAGCCGCGAGAAACTCTCCGGATCGGCATCGATAATTACGCGGGAGAGGAACGCAAGCTCATCAGCACCCTGAGCGGGGAACGGGTGGCGCTGACGACCTCAAGTCTGGCGTGGTTCACCCTTAAGTACCCCGCCATGACCCTCCAGGTCATCACGTCGATCCATTGGCACGCCTTTCGGCTCTGGATGAAAAAGACGCCCTTCGCGATGAAGGAAGCCAGCCCGGAACTGCAGCGTGACCTCTACCGACCGCATGGGCGGTCCTAG